The Bombus pyrosoma isolate SC7728 linkage group LG3, ASM1482585v1, whole genome shotgun sequence genome has a segment encoding these proteins:
- the LOC122565881 gene encoding peroxisome biogenesis factor 2, with protein MPTSPYVSRINQIDAVQLDEEIYKVLRNQAREIGKYQQIEKIDRWQPEIDALLKFFIWNFSLRHGKSTFGQQLLNLHYENITSAKSILYMLSTIGPAYVRDKLVDSGANRRFTILLDRVANVLKLCEFINLLIFLHRGTQPRIVEYILGIASSSTTVHKPRNIGYSYMTRELLWHGLMELFTTSLPMVNFHYLKHTMKKLFTRSKAVDLQRIFPTMNLSTKCAYCTNTPILPVHAGCQHIFCYYCLNAHFTVMVEFQCPECSTRLYATSMRTYEASSSTSSKREMSSTAF; from the coding sequence ATGCCGACATCACCTTACGTCTCTCGAATCAATCAGATTGATGCGGTGCAGTTAGACGAAGAAATCTACAAAGTGCTTAGGAATCAAGCCAGGGAAATCGGCAAGTATCAACAGATAGAGAAGATCGATCGATGGCAGCCCGAGATCGACGCGCTcctcaaatttttcatatggAATTTCTCGCTGCGCCACGGAAAATCGACATTTGGTCAACAACTGCTCAATTTGCATTACGAAAACATTACAAGCGCAAAGTCCATTCTCTACATGCTTTCAACGATCGGCCCGGCGTATGTACGAGATAAACTCGTCGATAGTGGCGCGAATCGTCGTTTCACCATTTTACTCGATCGTGTCGCGAACGTCTTGAAGCTCTGCGAGTTTATAAACTTGTTGATCTTTTTGCATCGTGGGACACAGCCTCGTATCGTCGAATATATACTCGGAATCGCGAGTTCTTCCACAACTGTTCACAAACCGAGAAACATCGGCTACTCGTACATGACCAGAGAACTGCTATGGCACGGTTTGATGGAATTGTTTACTACCAGCTTGCCCATGGTCAATTTCCATTACTTAAAGCACACGATGAAGAAGCTATTCACGCGGTCAAAGGCCGTCGACTTACAACGCATATTTCCGACCATGAACTTGTCTACCAAGTGCGCCTATTGCACCAATACACCAATTCTACCGGTACACGCGGGCTGTCAGCATATTTTTTGCTACTACTGTTTGAACGCTCACTTCACCGTGATGGTCGAGTTTCAGTGTCCCGAGTGTAGCACGCGACTCTACGCTACTAGTATGAGAACGTACGAAGCCAGTTCCTCGACCTCGAGCAAACGAGAAATGTCGAGCACGGCATTTTAA